Proteins encoded by one window of Chloroflexaceae bacterium:
- the secE gene encoding preprotein translocase subunit SecE, translating to MGVAKDIKEQRENVIVRTFRETRSELRKVVWPTREETIRLTIVVITVSMIIGLILFIGDSFFLFLYSALVDLVS from the coding sequence ATGGGCGTGGCCAAAGATATAAAGGAACAGCGGGAAAACGTCATCGTCCGCACGTTCCGCGAGACACGGAGCGAGTTGCGCAAGGTAGTCTGGCCGACTCGCGAAGAGACGATCCGACTGACTATCGTGGTGATCACCGTCTCGATGATCATCGGCCTGATCCTGTTCATTGGCGACTCGTTCTTCCTGTTCCTCTACAGCGCCCTGGTTGATCTCGTCTCGTAA